From the Trichocoleus sp. genome, one window contains:
- a CDS encoding GMC family oxidoreductase — MLIDARTLSAGATIATEICIIGAGPAGLTLAQEFLGKDFRVCLLETGGLEPDDEIQSLSSGEVVGNYTGLEVSRRRQVGGMSNEWTIELSEIDRGVRYTPLDEIDFEQRDSIPYSGWCLSRETLEPYYQRAQAAAEVGPFAYDADTWEDAEALRLPIKGGRVQTSMFQFGNRNVFTTTYRERVIQSSNVHLYTYGTAIELESDDTAQTVKRVRVACLSGNQFWIAARIFVISSGAVESARLLLLSNGVKPNGIGNDHDVVGRFFMDHPFICTGEFTPADRQLFNQTSLYDRRVVNGTQVMGKLALTSQTLRQEQLLNICFNIFPRYPVYQTEAARAIKKMFMSQYMELKQSSQSESVRSLRLLTKAITQGGKSPREMARLLASVGMGLGDILKATYRAVVIDPLQPNIPADMARCGWSEWKDKDKKFSYFEVWSLAEQSPDPENRLTLSDQSDRLGCRKAKLQWRWSDSDAERIKRAQEILAEDIGRSGLGELKLYWCDGDKPMMMSPTAHHHMGTTRMHNDPKQGVVDANCQVHGVSNLFIASSAVFPTGGYANPTLTVLALAIRIADRVKETMAVPAICIST, encoded by the coding sequence ATGCTCATTGATGCTCGCACCCTATCTGCTGGGGCGACGATCGCAACCGAAATCTGTATTATTGGTGCCGGACCTGCTGGACTAACGCTTGCTCAAGAGTTCCTAGGAAAAGACTTTCGAGTTTGCCTATTGGAAACGGGTGGATTAGAACCAGATGACGAAATCCAGTCGTTAAGCAGTGGTGAAGTTGTTGGTAATTACACCGGTTTGGAGGTCTCTCGTCGGCGGCAGGTAGGCGGCATGTCGAATGAGTGGACGATCGAATTAAGCGAAATCGATCGAGGAGTACGATACACTCCCCTGGATGAGATTGATTTTGAGCAACGAGATAGCATTCCTTACAGTGGTTGGTGTCTTAGTCGAGAGACATTAGAACCCTACTATCAACGTGCTCAAGCTGCTGCCGAAGTTGGTCCCTTTGCCTACGACGCTGATACCTGGGAAGATGCAGAGGCTCTGCGCCTGCCCATTAAAGGAGGGCGAGTTCAAACTTCAATGTTTCAGTTTGGTAATCGAAACGTTTTTACTACAACCTATCGAGAAAGAGTTATTCAATCCTCTAATGTTCATCTTTACACCTATGGAACTGCGATCGAACTAGAGAGTGATGATACTGCCCAAACTGTGAAGCGAGTTCGGGTTGCTTGCCTTTCAGGAAATCAGTTCTGGATTGCTGCCCGTATCTTTGTTATCAGCTCAGGCGCAGTTGAGAGTGCAAGGCTTTTGCTGTTGTCAAATGGTGTTAAACCAAATGGAATTGGGAACGACCATGATGTTGTCGGGCGGTTCTTCATGGATCATCCATTTATTTGTACTGGGGAGTTTACGCCAGCCGATCGACAATTATTTAACCAGACCTCACTCTACGATCGGCGCGTCGTCAATGGTACTCAGGTCATGGGAAAACTAGCACTTACAAGCCAGACGCTACGGCAGGAACAGCTGCTCAATATCTGTTTTAACATCTTTCCTCGCTATCCGGTCTATCAAACAGAGGCTGCGCGTGCCATCAAAAAAATGTTTATGAGCCAGTATATGGAGTTAAAGCAGAGTTCTCAATCTGAGAGTGTTCGATCGCTGCGGCTTCTAACTAAAGCAATCACGCAGGGTGGTAAATCTCCCCGGGAGATGGCTCGGCTGCTGGCAAGCGTAGGGATGGGCTTAGGTGACATCCTGAAAGCAACCTATCGTGCTGTTGTAATTGATCCGCTGCAGCCCAATATTCCAGCAGATATGGCACGCTGCGGCTGGTCAGAGTGGAAAGACAAAGACAAGAAGTTTAGCTATTTTGAGGTTTGGAGCCTGGCAGAGCAATCTCCTGATCCAGAGAATCGACTAACGCTGAGTGATCAGAGCGATCGATTGGGCTGCCGTAAGGCTAAACTTCAATGGCGCTGGAGTGATTCTGATGCAGAGCGGATTAAGCGGGCTCAAGAAATCTTGGCAGAGGATATTGGTCGCTCTGGGTTGGGTGAGTTAAAGCTTTATTGGTGCGACGGAGATAAGCCCATGATGATGAGCCCTACAGCACACCACCATATGGGAACAACAAGGATGCATAACGACCCAAAACAGGGAGTTGTGGACGCCAACTGTCAGGTGCACGGTGTATCTAACCTTTTTATTGCGAGCAGTGCTGTGTTCCCAACAGGCGGCTATGCTAACCCAACCCTAACCGTTCTGGCTCTGGCAATTCGGATTGCCGATCGAGTTAAGGAAACGATGGCAGTTCCTGCAATATGTATCTCCACATAG
- the frr gene encoding ribosome recycling factor: MKLVDVESHMQKAVEATQRSFNTIRTGRANVSLLDRVVVEYYGSPTPLKSLATVNTPDASTITIQPYDRNTLNIIEKAISLSDIGLTPNNDGSVIRLNIPPLTSDRRKELVKMTAKMAEEGKVSIRNIRRDAIESVRKQEKSGELSEDEARDTQDSIQKLTDKYSQKIEQILAEKEADIMTI, encoded by the coding sequence GTGAAATTAGTTGACGTTGAAAGTCATATGCAAAAGGCTGTTGAGGCAACTCAACGTTCCTTCAACACGATTCGCACGGGGCGAGCTAATGTGTCGCTGCTCGATCGCGTCGTTGTGGAATACTATGGATCTCCAACTCCATTGAAATCGCTGGCAACTGTCAATACACCCGACGCCAGCACCATCACAATTCAACCCTATGATCGCAATACCCTCAACATTATTGAGAAAGCGATCAGCCTATCAGACATTGGGTTAACCCCCAATAACGATGGTTCGGTGATTCGTCTGAACATTCCACCTCTGACGAGCGATCGACGGAAGGAACTGGTCAAAATGACTGCCAAGATGGCAGAGGAAGGCAAGGTATCGATCCGGAATATCCGCCGGGATGCGATTGAATCTGTTCGGAAGCAAGAAAAAAGCGGCGAACTTTCTGAGGATGAGGCAAGAGACACTCAGGACAGCATTCAAAAACTGACTGACAAATACAGCCAGAAGATTGAGCAAATTCTTGCTGAGAAAGAAGCAGATATTATGACCATTTAG
- a CDS encoding MFS transporter, whose translation MVQIAVTVMESWGRGLWIAQTPVDPNLPRPEQTSVLFSGPQFFVALISGILLAFAIQLVLTNLSVAAGISYLGRSDSHDSSPHSHSSSDGAGTTIRKIGFGVGLWTLISVSISLFIACYLAVQLSLLTSSGLGAIIGLVIWAAYFSLLVWVSSSTVGSLIGSVVQAATSGFQAIWGTATAALGSQVAKRQVVSTAEAVTAAVRNELGAGIDPMHIRESVEDYISGLHIPQFDLGRVRRDFEDLLNDPDVQSLAENNGLQHIDRQTFVDLVSRRTDFSPQEVNRFADLLEGVWRQTVGKRQRRDQMSELVDYLQSTQPGQLQVKELNDKIDRLIAERSTNRSQVQPSSQGDNSGQGMLQQTAALGMNTVLGLIMGRTDLSDINIEQIFGRLKSASGTVADQANKAVSQIQGSPDTPSAIKADVENYLLNTYSWQMTPDKLNRDFREVLYDPAAAPDAVLSEVSRFDRNYFANLLASRGVFTQSRIQEIADHLERIRKEVLTAARAEKEREVVTDLQQRIEIYLTLTPKEQLLGQETLPAFRALLQDTDADYETMTVRLSPYSRDTLRQILLQRQDVNPEEAEAILNNLDATRDQVLSDARSLEEQAKQRVADLRGRLESYLRGTGKTELSPEGIQRDLQLMVSDPQLGFSAIRSRVSHFDRDTVVQLLSQREDISEAEAHQIVDNIESNWNRLVHAPQDAVDTVKDKYSETVDSIAEYLRRTNLEELNPEGIQRDLNTLFNNPKEGTLALRQRLSHVDRETLVRLLSQRQDLSEEQVNRIIDQVQDSIRQFVRAPRRLALRTQQQVMDFEAMIEDYLRNTNKEELNPEGIKRDLQLLLHSPRLGIQSFADRFSHFDRSTLIALLSQRQDMTPEEANRIVSQIESVRNQMLEQIRQVQYRIQSTIDRLFARIRDYLNSLDRPELNYDGIKRDVRTLFDDPQAGFDALRSRLSEFDRGTLVALISSRPDISEAQANRIIDQIEGARNNVLQRAERVQMEAQRRLELVKQQAQQQFEETRKAAATAAWWLFFTALVSAATAAIGGAIAST comes from the coding sequence ATGGTTCAAATTGCGGTAACGGTCATGGAGTCGTGGGGCAGGGGACTGTGGATCGCGCAGACTCCCGTTGATCCAAACTTACCTCGCCCTGAACAAACATCAGTTTTATTCTCTGGTCCTCAATTTTTTGTCGCGCTCATCTCAGGAATTCTGCTGGCATTTGCCATTCAGCTCGTTTTGACGAACCTTTCGGTTGCCGCAGGAATTTCTTACCTGGGACGTTCCGACTCTCATGATTCTTCTCCTCATTCCCATAGCAGTTCAGATGGTGCTGGCACAACCATTCGTAAGATTGGGTTTGGTGTTGGTCTTTGGACATTAATTAGCGTTAGCATTTCGCTGTTTATTGCCTGCTACTTAGCGGTTCAACTCAGTCTGCTAACGAGTTCAGGACTGGGTGCAATTATCGGTTTAGTGATTTGGGCAGCGTACTTTTCACTCCTGGTTTGGGTGAGTTCAAGCACCGTTGGTTCGCTGATTGGTTCCGTCGTCCAGGCAGCAACTTCTGGCTTTCAGGCGATTTGGGGAACTGCAACCGCAGCACTCGGTAGCCAAGTGGCTAAGCGGCAAGTCGTTTCAACTGCTGAAGCAGTCACTGCCGCCGTCCGGAATGAGCTAGGGGCAGGTATTGACCCGATGCATATTCGAGAATCAGTTGAGGATTATATCAGCGGGCTGCACATTCCTCAGTTTGACTTAGGCAGAGTACGGCGTGATTTTGAAGATCTACTTAACGATCCAGATGTGCAATCGCTGGCTGAAAATAATGGGTTGCAGCATATCGATCGCCAAACTTTTGTGGATCTAGTCAGCCGCCGCACAGATTTCTCACCTCAAGAAGTGAATCGGTTTGCGGATTTGCTAGAGGGTGTATGGCGGCAAACTGTTGGCAAACGGCAGCGACGCGACCAGATGTCTGAGTTGGTTGACTATTTGCAATCGACCCAACCTGGACAACTGCAAGTCAAGGAATTGAATGACAAGATCGATCGCCTGATTGCAGAGCGAAGTACAAATCGAAGTCAAGTGCAGCCTTCCAGTCAGGGAGACAACTCAGGCCAGGGTATGTTGCAGCAAACTGCTGCTCTGGGGATGAATACGGTTTTAGGGCTCATCATGGGTCGTACTGATCTCTCCGATATCAACATCGAACAGATTTTCGGGCGGCTGAAATCTGCTTCTGGAACTGTCGCGGATCAGGCAAACAAAGCTGTCTCTCAAATTCAAGGCAGCCCAGATACTCCCAGTGCAATCAAGGCAGACGTTGAGAACTATTTGCTGAATACCTATTCCTGGCAAATGACACCTGACAAACTCAACCGAGATTTTCGTGAGGTGCTGTACGATCCTGCTGCTGCTCCTGATGCAGTCCTCAGTGAAGTTTCACGGTTCGATCGCAATTATTTTGCCAATCTGCTCGCTTCACGCGGAGTGTTTACGCAATCTCGAATTCAGGAAATTGCTGATCACCTTGAGCGGATTCGTAAAGAAGTTTTGACGGCAGCCAGGGCAGAAAAAGAGCGCGAAGTTGTTACCGATTTGCAACAACGCATTGAAATCTATTTGACGCTCACTCCCAAGGAACAATTGTTGGGTCAAGAGACGCTACCAGCGTTCCGGGCACTGCTGCAAGATACGGATGCGGATTACGAAACGATGACTGTCCGCCTCTCTCCTTATAGCCGCGATACACTGCGTCAAATTCTGCTCCAGCGTCAAGATGTCAACCCTGAAGAAGCTGAAGCGATTCTCAACAATTTGGATGCAACGCGCGATCAGGTTTTATCAGATGCTCGATCGCTCGAAGAACAGGCGAAACAGCGAGTTGCTGACCTGCGGGGTCGGTTAGAATCTTATCTCCGAGGTACAGGTAAGACAGAACTCAGCCCTGAAGGAATTCAGCGGGATCTACAGTTGATGGTGTCTGATCCACAACTTGGTTTTTCTGCTATTCGTAGCCGAGTGAGCCACTTCGATCGAGATACAGTTGTCCAACTCTTGAGCCAGCGTGAAGACATTTCTGAAGCAGAAGCGCATCAGATTGTGGATAACATTGAATCAAACTGGAATCGATTAGTTCATGCTCCACAGGATGCTGTCGATACTGTAAAAGACAAATATAGTGAGACGGTTGATTCGATCGCTGAATATCTGCGCCGGACTAATCTGGAAGAACTCAATCCTGAAGGAATTCAACGCGATCTGAATACGCTGTTTAACAATCCGAAGGAAGGGACTTTGGCATTGCGGCAGCGGCTCTCTCATGTCGATCGCGAAACCCTGGTCAGGTTGCTCAGCCAGCGCCAGGATTTGAGCGAAGAACAGGTCAACCGAATCATTGATCAGGTTCAAGATTCAATCCGTCAGTTTGTGCGTGCGCCTCGTCGTCTGGCACTGCGAACTCAGCAGCAGGTGATGGATTTTGAGGCAATGATTGAGGACTACTTGCGAAACACGAACAAGGAAGAACTCAATCCTGAAGGCATCAAGCGTGATTTGCAATTGCTGCTTCACTCTCCTCGACTTGGCATTCAAAGCTTTGCTGATCGCTTCTCCCACTTCGATCGCTCGACGCTAATTGCCCTTCTGTCTCAGCGGCAGGATATGACGCCCGAAGAAGCCAATCGGATTGTCAGCCAAATTGAATCGGTGCGAAATCAAATGCTGGAGCAGATCCGTCAGGTGCAATACCGGATTCAATCCACGATCGATCGCCTCTTTGCCCGGATTCGGGATTATCTCAATTCGCTCGATCGTCCTGAACTGAACTATGACGGCATCAAGCGCGATGTCCGTACTCTGTTTGATGATCCACAAGCCGGTTTTGATGCGCTGCGTTCTCGGTTGAGTGAGTTCGATCGCGGTACACTCGTTGCGCTAATTAGTTCTCGTCCAGATATCTCGGAAGCTCAGGCAAATCGGATTATCGACCAGATTGAAGGTGCGAGAAACAACGTATTGCAGCGGGCAGAACGGGTTCAAATGGAAGCTCAGCGTCGTCTGGAGCTTGTTAAGCAGCAAGCCCAACAGCAGTTTGAAGAAACTCGCAAGGCGGCAGCAACGGCTGCTTGGTGGCTGTTCTTTACTGCTCTAGTTTCAGCAGCGACAGCGGCAATTGGAGGGGCGATCGCTTCAACCTAA
- a CDS encoding geranylgeranyl reductase family protein, whose translation MYDCIVVGAGPAGGSAAYHLAKRGRSVLILEKEAFPRYKPCGGGVSPQVAQWFDFDFTPAISLKITGIRYTWKMADPVDSQLNALEPIWMVRRDVFDHFLVKQAQNQGAELRENTAVSGIEFKGDRWQVMTANGPVEGRYLVAADGAKGSMAKWLGFKDRKRRFAGALEAEASANVEDPEVAHFEFGMIKNGYIWNFPKAEGYSIGVGTFRGGEPQDFKSILTEYATLFGIDLQNCKQFGHPLCLWDGNQKLHTQNAVLAGEAACVVDPFTAEGIRPSMFTGVKAAEAIDAALGGDLDALDRYTETVNREWGDDMVWAQRIGNLFYRIPSFGYKVGIKRPSATERMGQILCGRLRYRDVATRALKRLTTGLIPGMGS comes from the coding sequence ATGTATGACTGCATTGTTGTAGGCGCAGGTCCCGCAGGCGGTTCAGCAGCTTATCACCTGGCAAAACGGGGGCGATCGGTCCTCATTCTAGAAAAAGAAGCTTTTCCTCGCTACAAACCCTGTGGAGGCGGCGTGTCCCCCCAAGTTGCTCAATGGTTTGACTTTGACTTTACGCCAGCGATTTCCCTCAAAATTACAGGTATCCGCTACACCTGGAAGATGGCAGACCCTGTCGATAGTCAGCTAAACGCCCTAGAGCCAATTTGGATGGTGCGGCGAGACGTATTTGATCACTTTCTGGTGAAGCAAGCTCAGAATCAGGGAGCAGAGCTACGGGAGAATACTGCCGTCAGCGGGATCGAGTTTAAGGGCGATCGATGGCAGGTCATGACAGCCAATGGTCCTGTGGAAGGACGTTATCTAGTTGCAGCGGATGGTGCAAAGGGGTCGATGGCAAAATGGTTGGGCTTCAAAGACCGAAAGCGTCGGTTTGCCGGAGCATTAGAAGCCGAAGCCAGTGCAAATGTCGAAGACCCAGAAGTCGCGCATTTTGAGTTTGGCATGATCAAAAATGGCTATATCTGGAACTTCCCCAAAGCAGAGGGCTATTCGATCGGCGTAGGTACGTTTCGAGGCGGTGAGCCACAAGACTTTAAGAGCATTTTGACAGAATACGCAACGCTGTTTGGGATCGACTTGCAGAACTGTAAGCAATTTGGGCATCCGCTTTGTCTGTGGGACGGCAATCAGAAACTACATACCCAGAATGCGGTGCTGGCAGGTGAAGCAGCCTGTGTGGTCGATCCGTTTACAGCAGAGGGAATTCGTCCATCAATGTTTACTGGGGTGAAAGCAGCAGAGGCGATCGACGCCGCACTGGGGGGTGATCTCGACGCACTGGATCGGTACACCGAAACAGTAAACCGCGAGTGGGGAGATGATATGGTGTGGGCACAGCGAATCGGCAATCTTTTCTACCGAATTCCGAGCTTTGGTTATAAGGTTGGGATCAAGCGTCCTTCTGCAACTGAGCGAATGGGGCAAATTCTCTGTGGTCGCTTGCGCTATCGAGATGTGGCAACCCGCGCTCTGAAGCGTTTAACCACAGGACTTATTCCTGGCATGGGAAGCTAA
- a CDS encoding EAL domain-containing response regulator: protein MVDALGMTFTSLTTDPLLATPALPTLMKTILVIEDEPIIRSIIAEMLEEENFQVIAVEDGQAGIEAVEVHQPDLILCDIMMPKVDGYSVLSTIRQNIMTAAIPFIFLTAKTDRPDIRRGMLLGADDYLTKPFTIRELVETVKMRLERQETLTQVYIQQANEQSLEWGNRAAELRRAIDQGEFLLHYQPQVSLATGQIVGAEALVRWQSPERGLVPPSEFIPLAEATGLIIPLGEWVLQTACLQVRKWQLADFPPLQIAVNLSSVQFNQADLIDRVQQTLRHAHLEPQFLSLELTESLLVQNVEATITKLTQLKELKIQIAIDDFGTGYASLGYLQHFPFDLLKIDRCFVSGIDRNPKNAAITTALIQMAHELQLKIIAEGVEQEAEKAFLAHQGCDRMQGYLFSRPLPILEFEQLLQQNHSCTSADRTEE, encoded by the coding sequence ATGGTTGATGCTCTAGGTATGACCTTCACTTCCCTCACGACCGATCCCCTGCTGGCTACCCCTGCTTTGCCAACGCTCATGAAGACAATTTTAGTGATTGAAGATGAACCCATCATCCGTAGCATTATTGCTGAAATGCTAGAGGAGGAAAATTTTCAAGTTATTGCAGTCGAAGATGGGCAGGCAGGAATTGAGGCAGTTGAAGTCCATCAACCTGATCTCATCCTCTGCGACATTATGATGCCCAAGGTCGATGGCTATAGTGTGCTTTCGACAATCCGCCAGAACATAATGACGGCAGCAATTCCATTCATCTTCCTCACTGCCAAAACCGATCGCCCTGACATCCGTCGTGGGATGCTATTGGGCGCAGATGACTACCTGACCAAACCTTTCACTATTCGTGAACTAGTCGAAACGGTGAAGATGCGCTTGGAACGGCAGGAAACCCTGACCCAGGTTTACATCCAACAGGCAAATGAGCAGTCTTTAGAGTGGGGCAATCGAGCAGCAGAATTACGACGAGCGATCGACCAGGGCGAATTTTTACTACATTATCAGCCGCAAGTGAGTCTCGCCACCGGGCAGATTGTGGGAGCTGAAGCGTTAGTCCGCTGGCAATCACCGGAGCGTGGCTTAGTTCCTCCATCCGAGTTTATTCCTCTGGCAGAAGCAACAGGTTTAATCATTCCGCTAGGCGAGTGGGTTCTACAAACTGCCTGTCTTCAGGTGAGAAAGTGGCAACTGGCAGACTTTCCGCCGCTACAAATTGCAGTGAATCTGTCGAGTGTCCAATTCAATCAAGCTGATTTAATCGATCGAGTGCAGCAAACCCTAAGGCACGCCCATCTTGAACCCCAGTTTCTCAGCCTGGAGCTGACCGAGAGCCTGCTTGTTCAGAACGTTGAAGCAACAATCACAAAGCTGACCCAACTGAAAGAACTCAAGATTCAAATTGCCATTGACGATTTTGGTACAGGCTATGCCTCGCTGGGCTACCTCCAGCACTTTCCCTTCGATCTCCTGAAAATCGATCGTTGCTTTGTCAGCGGGATCGATCGCAATCCTAAAAATGCTGCTATCACAACTGCCCTAATTCAGATGGCACATGAGCTACAGCTGAAAATTATTGCAGAAGGGGTAGAACAAGAGGCAGAAAAAGCATTTTTGGCGCACCAAGGCTGCGATCGAATGCAAGGCTATTTGTTTAGCCGTCCGCTGCCAATATTAGAGTTTGAGCAACTGCTCCAGCAGAATCATTCTTGTACTTCAGCAGACAGAACAGAGGAATAA
- the pyrH gene encoding UMP kinase: MGLTYQRILLKLSGEALMGDLPYGIDPKVVQSIAEEIKEISGQGVQTAIVVGGGNIFRGVKGAAAGMDRATADYIGMIATVMNAMTLQDALEQLNVPTRVLSAIEMQEVAEPYIRRRAIRHLEKGRVVIFGAGSGNPFFTTDTTAALRAAEINAEVVFKATKVDGVYDSDPYKNPDARRYQSLTYGHVLAQDLRVMDSTAIALCKDNNIPIIVFNLSVAGNICRAVMGEPIGTIVGGSCEIS, encoded by the coding sequence ATGGGACTGACTTACCAGCGAATTTTGCTGAAGCTGAGCGGCGAGGCGTTGATGGGCGATCTCCCCTATGGAATCGATCCGAAAGTCGTGCAAAGTATTGCCGAAGAAATAAAAGAAATTTCAGGTCAAGGCGTTCAGACGGCGATTGTGGTGGGGGGCGGCAATATTTTTCGGGGCGTTAAAGGTGCAGCCGCCGGGATGGATCGAGCCACAGCAGACTATATCGGCATGATTGCCACAGTCATGAATGCCATGACCCTTCAGGATGCGCTGGAGCAGCTTAATGTGCCGACGCGGGTTCTAAGCGCGATCGAGATGCAGGAGGTGGCTGAACCTTATATTCGGCGGCGGGCAATTCGTCACCTGGAGAAAGGGCGAGTCGTCATCTTTGGGGCAGGATCTGGAAATCCCTTCTTTACCACTGATACCACAGCAGCCCTAAGAGCCGCCGAGATTAATGCAGAAGTTGTCTTCAAAGCGACAAAAGTAGATGGCGTGTATGACTCTGACCCTTACAAAAACCCGGATGCGCGACGCTATCAGAGTCTAACCTACGGACATGTTTTAGCTCAAGACTTGCGGGTAATGGATTCCACTGCGATCGCCCTGTGTAAAGATAACAATATCCCAATTATTGTGTTTAACCTGTCGGTTGCAGGAAATATCTGTCGCGCAGTAATGGGAGAGCCTATTGGAACGATTGTGGGAGGGTCTTGTGAAATTAGTTGA
- a CDS encoding DUF3891 family protein — protein sequence MIVNLVENGWQIIYHRAHALLAAQLAGQWDRSNAPVRLYETIAAISHHDDLEKEWEGNELTPVGAPLDFTLGKPDPLESLQQFQSLITSARYRGRWVTMLTSKHICFLNQDKWGTSPEWDAFLHEQLDLQNEWQQALGIDKDEAERAYQFMRWSDRLSLILAQQQIPDAGRALEVTSGIDGIRYEVRRLPSGKLTIEPWCFEDEEFTVNVEAAILSQLKFDSNEELVNALQQAPIEILEWTFAKP from the coding sequence ATGATTGTGAATTTAGTTGAAAACGGCTGGCAAATTATTTATCACCGCGCTCATGCATTATTGGCAGCCCAGCTTGCTGGACAATGGGATCGATCGAATGCCCCAGTACGTCTATATGAAACGATCGCTGCAATCTCACATCATGATGACCTGGAAAAAGAATGGGAAGGCAATGAACTGACTCCCGTTGGTGCGCCGCTCGATTTTACGCTGGGAAAACCTGATCCGCTGGAGTCTCTACAGCAGTTTCAATCCTTAATTACCAGTGCACGTTATCGGGGACGCTGGGTAACAATGCTCACCTCTAAACATATTTGTTTCCTGAATCAGGACAAATGGGGAACTTCGCCTGAATGGGATGCCTTTCTGCATGAACAACTCGACCTGCAAAATGAATGGCAGCAGGCGTTAGGAATTGACAAAGATGAGGCAGAACGCGCTTATCAATTTATGCGCTGGAGCGATCGACTGTCCCTTATCCTGGCGCAGCAGCAGATCCCCGATGCCGGACGGGCTTTAGAAGTAACAAGCGGCATTGATGGCATTCGCTATGAAGTACGTAGATTGCCCAGTGGTAAGCTGACGATCGAACCTTGGTGCTTTGAAGACGAGGAATTTACGGTGAATGTTGAAGCCGCTATCCTGTCACAGCTTAAATTTGATAGCAATGAGGAATTAGTCAATGCTTTACAACAGGCTCCGATCGAAATTCTCGAATGGACTTTTGCTAAGCCCTAG
- a CDS encoding radical SAM protein — protein MGTDHTTTPIASPAASSSRSHLWMPDRVIFTPAALDEPWGQQILDRVQSLNLPVEELSRNRLTGLRGETERETYAMSKRTLAVVTAPPSSFKLSPIPPSADWQYHIAEGCPGHCQYCYLAGSLQGPPVIRAFANLPQILENLASYERPGQATSFEVSCYTDPLGIEHLTGSLAASIRYFGTREDGYLRWVSKFDNVEGLLDLPHNGHTRCRISVNATPISTRLEGGTAAVTDRLQALRQLALPREQGGGGYPVGLVIAPIMPIEDWETHYRQLLDEIEAALDFECDLTVELISHRFTPGSKEVLLNWYPNTKLDMDESTRSVKRNKFGGAKYVYDASTMKSLRRFFERELGDRFPQARILYWT, from the coding sequence ATGGGAACTGATCACACCACAACCCCGATCGCTAGTCCTGCCGCTTCATCTTCTCGATCGCACTTGTGGATGCCAGATCGCGTTATTTTTACTCCCGCCGCATTAGATGAACCTTGGGGACAGCAGATCCTCGATCGCGTCCAATCTCTTAATCTGCCTGTAGAAGAATTATCGCGCAACCGCTTAACTGGGCTGCGAGGCGAGACTGAGCGTGAGACTTATGCAATGTCCAAGCGCACGCTTGCCGTTGTCACTGCTCCCCCAAGCAGCTTTAAGCTGAGCCCAATCCCGCCTTCTGCTGACTGGCAGTATCATATTGCAGAGGGCTGTCCGGGGCACTGTCAATATTGCTATCTAGCGGGCAGTCTACAGGGTCCACCGGTGATTCGGGCTTTTGCCAATCTGCCGCAGATCTTAGAGAATTTGGCGAGTTATGAGCGTCCGGGTCAGGCGACGAGCTTCGAGGTCAGTTGCTATACTGATCCCCTTGGAATCGAGCATCTCACAGGTAGTCTGGCTGCTTCAATCCGCTATTTTGGCACGCGCGAGGACGGCTATCTGCGCTGGGTGTCCAAGTTTGATAATGTCGAAGGGCTGCTCGATCTACCCCACAATGGACATACGCGCTGTCGCATCAGCGTTAATGCTACTCCAATCTCAACTCGGCTTGAGGGGGGTACGGCGGCTGTAACCGATCGTCTCCAGGCACTCCGTCAACTGGCTCTGCCGCGTGAGCAGGGAGGAGGGGGCTACCCTGTGGGTCTGGTGATTGCTCCCATCATGCCGATCGAAGACTGGGAGACTCATTATCGTCAGTTGCTCGATGAGATTGAAGCGGCTCTTGATTTTGAGTGTGACCTTACCGTTGAACTCATCTCTCACCGCTTTACCCCTGGCTCTAAGGAAGTGTTGCTCAACTGGTATCCCAATACAAAGCTCGACATGGACGAATCGACCCGTAGTGTCAAGCGCAATAAGTTTGGCGGAGCGAAGTATGTTTATGATGCCAGCACAATGAAGTCGTTGCGTCGGTTCTTTGAGCGAGAGTTGGGCGATCGGTTTCCCCAAGCACGAATTCTGTACTGGACGTAG